Proteins co-encoded in one Ammospiza caudacuta isolate bAmmCau1 chromosome 16, bAmmCau1.pri, whole genome shotgun sequence genomic window:
- the CCDC69 gene encoding coiled-coil domain-containing protein 69, whose product MGCTGSALRCCPVGAERQLKAQQQRGSASQELSALKTQNANACLLPEHGEKAARPEEWAESARFLRGQEEEEEEQDAGQAGTASISQDIEIQVQKRKEQELKEQLDALRREHTETLQELQGAHEQEKLLLTESHHRSEAALQEKIQALNSQLKSFQDRMKRVEESLLRTDYRKHIQEHGSPSPFWEQELESLHFVIEMKNEHIHGLDKKLLHLETVEERNLQLEEKVKTLQQENEDLQVRTQNHLVMARQLSEELQAARGALEKEAQLLDQARREKEELLYRVLHAGDGAAFPMATGEVPLIAT is encoded by the exons atgggctGCACCGGCAGCGCCCTGCGCTGCTGCCCCGTCGGTGCCGAG AGACAGCTAaaagcccagcagcagaggggatcGGCTTCCCAGGAGCTCTCAGCCTTGAAGACACAGAATG CCAATGCCTGCCTGCTTCCTGAGCACGGCGAGAAGGCAGCGCGGCCAGAGGAGTGGGCGGAGAGTGCGAGATTCCTCCGaggccaggaggaggaggaggaggagcaggatgccggccaggcaggcactgccagcatcTCCCAGGACATCGAGATCCAG gtacaaaagagaaaagagcaggagctgaaggaacAGCTTGATGCCCTGAGGAGAGAGCACACAGAAACCCTGCAAG agctccagggagcacacgagcaggagaagctgctgctgacagagTCCCATCACAGGTCTGAGGCAGCCTTACAG GAGAAAATTCAGGCACTGAATTCCCAGCTGAAATCCTTCCAGGACAGGATGAAGCGGGTGGAGGAGTCACTCCTGAGAACGGACTACAGGAAGCACATCCAG GAGCACGGGAGCCCCAGCCCGTTCTGGGAACAGGAGCTGGAGAGCCTGCACTTCGTCATCGAGATGAAGAACGAGCACATCCACGGCCTGGACAAGAAGCTGCTGCACCTGGAGACCGTG GAGGAGAGGAACCTTCAGCTGGAGGAGAAGGTGAAAACTCTCCAGCAGGAGAACGAGGACCTGCAAGTTCGCACCCAGAACCACTTGGTCATGGCGAG GCAGCTCTCCGAGGAGCTCCAGGCGGCCCGCGGGGCTCTGGAGAAGGAGGCGCAGCTGCTGGACCAGGCTCGCCGGGagaaggaggagctgctgtaCCGAGTGCTGCACGCCGGGGACGGTGCCGCGTTCCCCATGGCCACCGGCGAGGTGCCCCTCATCGCCACGTAG